A stretch of DNA from Micromonospora sp. WMMA1363:
CCGAACCGTTCTCCCGGCCGACGGAGACCCCTGGTTCGTCGCCGCCGACATCGCCCGCCCGCTCGGATATCGATGGCAATCCGACATGACCCGTCGCCTCGACGAGGACGACAGGGGTACGCGTTCAGTGCGTACCCCCATCCGGCCAGCAGGACATGACCGTGATCTCCGAGGCCGGCCTCTACGTTGCGA
This window harbors:
- a CDS encoding BRO family protein; its protein translation is MSAVRVFAYDDTEIRTVLPADGDPWFVAADIARPLGYRWQSDMTRRLDEDDRGTRSVRTPIRPAGHDRDLRGRPLRC